In one window of Rhizobium sp. ACO-34A DNA:
- a CDS encoding cell division protein, whose protein sequence is MWTRHHKKRKFGRLVLPAVTVAFLSYFGYHSVHGDFGLRAAQEFERQRVVRSGELAHLVAQRKQLERQVELMSDGSLERDMIDEKARYQLNMSRPDEIVIFNKAL, encoded by the coding sequence ATGTGGACCAGGCATCACAAAAAAAGAAAATTCGGACGCCTCGTTCTTCCCGCTGTCACTGTCGCCTTTCTTTCCTACTTCGGCTATCATTCCGTGCATGGCGATTTCGGTCTGCGTGCGGCGCAGGAATTCGAGCGCCAGCGTGTGGTTCGCAGCGGTGAGCTTGCGCACCTCGTGGCTCAGCGCAAGCAGCTTGAGCGACAGGTCGAGCTGATGAGCGACGGCTCGCTGGAGCGTGACATGATCGATGAGAAGGCGCGTTACCAGCTGAACATGTCCAGGCCCGACGAAATCGTCATTTTTAACAAGGCCTTGTAA
- a CDS encoding pyruvate dehydrogenase (acetyl-transferring) E1 component subunit alpha produces MAPRKSATATSRKTTAKPAKKDFTEGAISEFDRDTELKAYREMLLIRRFEEKAGQLYGMGFIGGFCHLYIGQEAVVVGMQMALKDGDQVITGYRDHGHMLACGMSARGVMAELTGRRGGLSKGKGGSMHMFSKEKNFYGGHGIVGAQVSLGTGLAFANHYRDNGQVSVAYFGDGAANQGQVYESFNMAELWKLPVIYVIENNRYAMGTAVSRASAQTNFSQRGVSFNIPGIQVDGMDVRAVRAAGEQAAEYCRTGKGPVILEMMTYRYRGHSMSDPAKYRSKDEVQKMRSEHDPIEQVRNRLLEKGWASEEELKQIDKDVRDIVADSADFAQADPEPDASELYTDILL; encoded by the coding sequence ATGGCGCCGCGCAAATCCGCGACTGCTACCAGCCGCAAAACTACGGCCAAGCCTGCGAAGAAGGATTTCACCGAAGGAGCGATCAGCGAATTCGACCGCGATACGGAGCTTAAGGCCTATCGCGAAATGCTTCTTATCCGCCGCTTCGAGGAAAAGGCCGGCCAGCTTTACGGCATGGGCTTCATTGGCGGTTTCTGTCACCTTTATATCGGCCAGGAAGCTGTCGTCGTCGGCATGCAGATGGCGCTGAAGGATGGCGATCAGGTCATCACCGGTTATCGCGATCACGGCCACATGCTGGCCTGCGGCATGAGCGCCCGTGGTGTCATGGCCGAGCTGACCGGTCGTCGCGGCGGCTTGTCGAAAGGCAAGGGCGGCTCGATGCACATGTTCTCCAAGGAGAAGAACTTCTACGGCGGTCATGGCATCGTCGGTGCCCAGGTATCGCTCGGTACCGGTCTGGCCTTCGCCAATCACTACCGCGACAACGGTCAGGTTTCCGTGGCGTATTTCGGCGACGGTGCCGCCAACCAGGGCCAGGTTTACGAAAGCTTCAATATGGCTGAGCTTTGGAAGCTGCCGGTCATCTACGTGATCGAGAACAACCGCTACGCCATGGGTACAGCCGTCTCGCGCGCTTCCGCTCAGACGAACTTCTCGCAGCGCGGCGTCTCCTTCAATATCCCCGGCATTCAGGTCGACGGCATGGATGTCCGCGCGGTTCGCGCCGCCGGCGAGCAGGCTGCCGAATATTGCCGCACCGGCAAGGGTCCGGTCATCCTCGAAATGATGACCTACCGCTATCGTGGTCACTCCATGTCCGACCCGGCGAAGTACCGCTCCAAGGATGAAGTGCAGAAGATGCGTTCCGAGCACGATCCGATCGAGCAGGTTCGCAACCGCCTGCTGGAAAAGGGCTGGGCCAGCGAAGAAGAGCTGAAGCAGATCGACAAGGACGTCCGCGACATCGTTGCCGACAGCGCCGATTTCGCCCAGGCCGACCCGGAGCCGGATGCATCCGAGCTCTACACCGATATCCTGTTGTAA
- a CDS encoding pyruvate dehydrogenase complex E1 component subunit beta, producing the protein MPIDILMPALSPTMEEGTLSKWVKKEGDSVKSGDVIAEIETDKATMEVEAVDEGVLGKLLVAAGTENVKVNTPIAVLLQDGETAADIGTEKPAALPKADAAPAPAAVEAEKPAASAPVPAAPVATVAADPDIPAGTEMVTMTVREALREAMAEEMRSNPDVFIMGEEVAEYQGAYKITQGLLQEFGPKRVVDTPITEHGFAGVGVGAAMAGLRPIVEFMTFNFAMQAIDQIINSAAKTLYMSGGQMGAPIVFRGPNGAAARVAAQHSQDYASWYSHIPGLKVIQPYTAADAKGLLKAAIRDPNPVIFLENEILYGHSFEVPKLDDFVLPIGKARIHKAGTDVTVVSWGIGMTYATKAVEELSKEGIDVELIDLRTIRPMDIPTVVESVRKTGRLVTVEEGYPQSSVGTEIATRVMQQAFDYLDAPILTIAGKDVPMPYAANLEKLALPNVGEVVQAVKTVCYK; encoded by the coding sequence ATGCCAATCGATATTCTCATGCCTGCCCTTTCTCCGACCATGGAAGAGGGTACCCTCTCCAAGTGGGTCAAGAAGGAAGGCGATTCCGTGAAGTCCGGCGACGTGATCGCCGAAATCGAAACCGACAAGGCCACCATGGAAGTGGAAGCCGTTGATGAAGGCGTGCTCGGCAAGCTTCTGGTTGCTGCCGGCACCGAAAACGTCAAGGTCAACACGCCGATCGCAGTGCTGTTGCAGGATGGCGAAACCGCCGCCGACATCGGAACCGAAAAGCCTGCCGCTCTGCCGAAGGCCGATGCTGCCCCGGCTCCTGCCGCTGTCGAAGCCGAAAAGCCGGCTGCTTCCGCACCCGTTCCGGCTGCACCCGTCGCCACCGTCGCCGCGGATCCGGATATCCCGGCCGGCACCGAAATGGTGACCATGACCGTTCGCGAAGCGCTTCGCGAAGCCATGGCCGAGGAAATGCGCTCCAATCCCGACGTCTTCATCATGGGTGAGGAAGTCGCCGAGTATCAGGGTGCCTACAAGATCACGCAAGGGTTGCTGCAGGAATTCGGCCCGAAGCGCGTGGTCGACACTCCGATCACCGAACACGGCTTTGCCGGCGTTGGCGTCGGTGCGGCCATGGCAGGCCTTCGCCCGATCGTCGAGTTCATGACCTTCAACTTCGCCATGCAGGCGATCGACCAGATCATCAACTCCGCGGCCAAGACGCTCTACATGTCCGGCGGCCAGATGGGCGCTCCGATCGTATTCCGCGGCCCAAACGGCGCGGCCGCCCGCGTCGCGGCCCAGCACAGCCAGGACTACGCATCCTGGTACAGCCATATTCCGGGCCTTAAGGTCATCCAGCCCTACACGGCTGCCGATGCCAAGGGTCTGCTGAAGGCTGCCATCCGCGATCCGAACCCGGTGATCTTCCTCGAAAACGAAATCCTGTACGGTCATTCCTTTGAAGTGCCGAAGCTCGATGATTTCGTCCTGCCGATCGGCAAGGCACGCATCCACAAGGCCGGCACCGACGTCACGGTCGTATCCTGGGGCATCGGCATGACCTATGCCACCAAGGCCGTCGAGGAACTGTCCAAGGAAGGCATCGACGTCGAACTGATCGACCTTCGCACCATCCGTCCGATGGACATCCCGACCGTGGTCGAATCGGTCAGGAAGACCGGTCGTCTCGTCACCGTCGAGGAAGGTTATCCGCAGTCGTCTGTCGGCACCGAAATCGCCACCCGCGTCATGCAGCAGGCCTTCGATTACCTCGATGCGCCGATCCTGACGATTGCCGGCAAGGACGTTCCGATGCCTTACGCGGCAAACCTCGAAAAGCTGGCGCTGCCGAACGTCGGCGAAGTCGTCCAGGCGGTGAAAACCGTCTGCTACAAGTAA
- a CDS encoding pyruvate dehydrogenase complex dihydrolipoamide acetyltransferase, with protein sequence MPINITMPALSPTMEEGNLAKWLVKEGDQIKSGDVIAEIETDKATMEVEAVDEGTLAKIVVPAGTEGVKVNTLIAVLAAEGEDVQAAAAGSASAAPAAAKTETAPAAAQPAPVAAAPVVATAPAAAAPPKSDGNRVFASPLARRLAKEAGLDLSAVSGSGPHGRVVKSDIEKAVASGGAKAAPASAAATAASAAAPAPTLAKGAGDDAVLKLFEQGSYEVLPHDGMRKTIASRLLESHQTVPSYFVSMDCEIDALLSLRADINKSAPTVKTEKGEVPTFKLSVNDFIIKAMALALRDVPAANASWTSTARLLHKHSDVGVAVAIPDGLITPIIRKAEQKTLSVISNEMKDLAKRARDKKLKPDEYQGGTTAVSNLGMFGVSNFTSIINPPHASIVSIGAGIEKPVVRNGEIKIGTVMTATFAFDHRVIDGALGAELASAFKRYIESPMGMLV encoded by the coding sequence ATGCCGATCAATATCACGATGCCGGCACTCTCCCCGACCATGGAAGAGGGCAACCTTGCCAAGTGGCTCGTCAAGGAAGGCGACCAGATCAAGTCGGGCGATGTCATTGCCGAGATCGAGACCGACAAGGCGACCATGGAAGTGGAAGCTGTCGACGAGGGGACTCTTGCGAAGATCGTCGTGCCGGCTGGAACCGAAGGCGTCAAGGTCAACACCCTGATTGCCGTTCTCGCCGCTGAAGGCGAGGACGTTCAGGCCGCCGCCGCAGGCAGCGCTTCCGCTGCACCGGCGGCTGCGAAGACTGAGACCGCGCCCGCTGCTGCCCAGCCTGCTCCGGTTGCCGCAGCGCCCGTCGTTGCCACGGCTCCGGCGGCGGCTGCACCGCCAAAGTCGGATGGCAATCGTGTCTTCGCTTCGCCGCTGGCGCGTCGTCTGGCCAAGGAAGCCGGTCTCGATCTTTCCGCCGTCTCCGGTAGCGGCCCGCATGGCCGCGTCGTCAAGAGCGATATCGAAAAGGCTGTTGCTTCCGGCGGTGCTAAGGCTGCTCCGGCATCAGCTGCAGCTACAGCTGCATCCGCCGCCGCGCCGGCTCCGACCCTTGCCAAGGGTGCGGGCGACGACGCCGTTCTCAAGCTGTTCGAGCAGGGTTCATACGAGGTCCTGCCGCACGATGGCATGCGCAAGACGATCGCTTCGCGCCTGCTGGAATCGCACCAGACCGTTCCGTCCTACTTCGTCTCGATGGATTGCGAAATCGACGCTCTGCTGAGCCTGCGCGCCGACATCAACAAGTCCGCCCCGACGGTGAAGACGGAGAAGGGCGAAGTCCCGACCTTCAAGCTGTCGGTCAACGACTTCATCATCAAGGCGATGGCACTCGCGCTCCGCGACGTTCCGGCGGCAAACGCCTCCTGGACTTCCACGGCACGCCTCCTGCACAAGCATTCGGATGTCGGCGTGGCGGTTGCCATTCCGGACGGCCTCATCACGCCGATCATCCGCAAGGCCGAGCAGAAGACGCTGTCCGTCATCTCCAATGAGATGAAGGATCTGGCCAAGCGCGCCCGTGACAAGAAGCTGAAGCCGGACGAATACCAGGGCGGCACCACCGCGGTGTCCAACCTCGGCATGTTCGGCGTGTCGAACTTCACCTCGATCATCAATCCTCCGCATGCTTCGATCGTCTCGATCGGCGCTGGCATTGAAAAGCCGGTGGTAAGGAACGGCGAGATCAAGATCGGCACGGTCATGACCGCGACCTTCGCCTTCGACCACCGCGTCATCGATGGAGCGCTCGGCGCCGAACTCGCTTCGGCCTTCAAGCGCTATATCGAAAGCCCGATGGGCATGCTGGTCTGA
- a CDS encoding arylesterase, with the protein MKSVLCYGDSLTWGYDPENIGRHAYEDRWTSVLQRALGTGVNVIAEGLNGRTTAYDDHLADCERNGVKLLPSVLETHKPLDLVILMLGTNDMKQGIAGTAIGASKGIARLIRQIRLHDWGFDFDGPDVLLVSPPPVCETANVAFAAMFRGALDESAMLASLYRDLADENGCGFFDAGLVAETTPLDGIHLDAANTRAIGRGLEPVVRMMLGL; encoded by the coding sequence ATGAAATCCGTTCTCTGCTACGGCGACAGCCTGACCTGGGGATACGATCCGGAAAACATCGGCCGGCATGCCTATGAGGATCGCTGGACGAGCGTGCTGCAGCGTGCGCTTGGAACTGGGGTCAACGTCATTGCCGAAGGTCTGAACGGGCGGACCACCGCCTACGACGACCACCTTGCTGATTGCGAGCGTAACGGCGTGAAATTGCTGCCAAGCGTGCTGGAGACGCACAAGCCGCTGGATCTCGTGATCCTCATGCTTGGCACAAATGACATGAAGCAGGGCATCGCCGGTACGGCGATTGGAGCTTCCAAGGGTATCGCTAGGCTGATCCGGCAGATCAGGCTGCATGACTGGGGTTTCGATTTCGACGGTCCGGATGTGCTTCTGGTTTCGCCGCCGCCGGTCTGTGAAACCGCGAATGTCGCATTTGCCGCCATGTTCAGGGGTGCATTGGACGAATCGGCCATGCTGGCAAGTCTTTATCGGGACCTTGCCGATGAAAATGGTTGCGGTTTCTTCGATGCCGGTCTGGTGGCTGAGACGACGCCGCTCGATGGAATTCATCTCGATGCGGCCAATACCCGCGCCATCGGGCGCGGACTTGAGCCGGTCGTGCGAATGATGTTGGGTTTGTAA
- a CDS encoding dihydrolipoyl dehydrogenase, whose amino-acid sequence MSNAYDVIIIGSGPGGYIAAIRAAQLGLKTAIVEREHLAGICSNWGCIPTKALLRSAEILHYAQHPGEYGIKVEGTVTPDLKAIVARSRGIAQRMNGGVGFLMKKNKVDVIWGEAKLTKPGEIVVSKTTKAIQQPQAPLPKNVLPEGTYTAKHIVVATGARPRALPGIEPDGKLIWTYFEAMKPEEMPKSLLVMGSGAIGIEFASFYRTMGVDVTVVEVMTQVMPVEDAEISALAKKQFEKQGMKILLEAKVAKVEKGANSITAHVQKKDGSVEKITADRMISAVGVQANIENIGLEALGVKTDRGFIAIDGYGKTNVPGIYAIGDVAGPPMLAHKAEHEAVICIEKLAGLPNVHPMDKAKIPGCTYCHPQVASVGLTEAKAKEQGRDIRVGRFPFVANGKAIALGEDQGLVKTIFDKKTGELLGAHMVGAEVTELIQGFVVAMNLETTEEELMHTIFPHPTISETLKESVLDAYGRALNA is encoded by the coding sequence GTGTCCAACGCCTATGACGTCATCATTATCGGCTCCGGCCCCGGCGGCTACATTGCCGCAATCCGTGCTGCCCAGCTTGGTCTGAAGACCGCCATCGTTGAGCGCGAGCATCTGGCCGGTATCTGCTCCAACTGGGGCTGCATTCCCACCAAGGCATTGCTTCGGTCGGCCGAGATCCTGCATTACGCCCAGCATCCGGGCGAATACGGCATCAAGGTGGAAGGTACCGTCACGCCTGACCTGAAGGCGATCGTCGCTCGTTCGCGCGGTATCGCGCAGCGCATGAACGGCGGCGTCGGCTTCCTCATGAAGAAGAACAAGGTTGACGTCATCTGGGGCGAGGCGAAGCTCACCAAACCCGGCGAGATCGTCGTTTCCAAGACCACCAAGGCGATCCAGCAGCCGCAGGCTCCGCTCCCGAAAAACGTTCTGCCGGAAGGCACCTACACCGCCAAGCACATCGTGGTGGCTACCGGTGCTCGTCCGCGCGCGCTTCCCGGCATCGAGCCGGATGGCAAGCTGATCTGGACCTATTTCGAAGCGATGAAGCCCGAGGAAATGCCGAAGTCGCTGCTCGTCATGGGCTCCGGCGCGATCGGTATAGAATTCGCCTCCTTCTACCGCACCATGGGTGTCGATGTGACGGTCGTCGAGGTCATGACCCAGGTCATGCCGGTCGAGGACGCCGAAATTTCCGCGCTGGCAAAGAAGCAGTTCGAAAAGCAGGGCATGAAGATCCTGCTGGAAGCCAAGGTCGCAAAGGTCGAGAAGGGCGCGAACTCCATCACCGCCCATGTCCAGAAGAAGGATGGCTCGGTCGAGAAGATCACTGCCGACCGGATGATTTCGGCCGTGGGCGTTCAGGCCAACATCGAGAACATCGGTCTTGAGGCGCTCGGCGTGAAGACCGATCGCGGCTTCATCGCCATCGACGGCTACGGCAAGACCAACGTACCGGGCATCTATGCGATCGGCGACGTAGCAGGTCCGCCGATGCTGGCCCACAAGGCCGAGCACGAAGCCGTCATCTGCATCGAGAAGCTGGCAGGCCTTCCGAACGTCCATCCGATGGACAAGGCCAAGATCCCGGGTTGCACCTATTGCCACCCGCAGGTCGCTTCTGTCGGCCTGACCGAAGCCAAGGCCAAGGAGCAGGGTCGCGACATTCGCGTCGGCCGCTTCCCCTTCGTCGCCAACGGCAAGGCTATCGCGCTCGGCGAAGACCAGGGGCTTGTCAAGACCATCTTCGACAAGAAGACCGGCGAGCTTCTCGGAGCCCACATGGTGGGTGCGGAAGTAACCGAACTCATCCAGGGTTTCGTGGTGGCGATGAACCTCGAAACCACCGAGGAAGAACTGATGCACACCATCTTCCCGCATCCGACCATTTCGGAAACGCTGAAGGAAAGCGTGCTGGACGCCTACGGCCGCGCGCTCAACGCCTGA
- a CDS encoding GlsB/YeaQ/YmgE family stress response membrane protein, with translation MAGFEIGWFLMLIVGGLAGWLAGKLMDVRFGVLMNIIIGIVGAVIASAVFRRFGIFVEGDWLGYLITSFVGACILLFVVKLVRR, from the coding sequence ATGGCAGGCTTTGAAATCGGCTGGTTCCTGATGCTGATCGTTGGCGGTCTCGCCGGCTGGCTGGCAGGCAAGCTCATGGATGTGCGTTTCGGTGTGCTGATGAACATCATCATCGGCATCGTCGGTGCGGTCATTGCTTCGGCGGTTTTCCGGCGCTTCGGCATCTTCGTGGAAGGCGACTGGCTCGGTTATCTGATCACCAGCTTTGTCGGCGCCTGCATATTGCTCTTTGTCGTCAAGCTGGTGCGACGCTAA
- a CDS encoding lipoyl synthase, with amino-acid sequence MVTILDRTNLEEKRVRHPEKAHRPDTEVLRKPEWIRVKAPTSKGYAETRDLVRSHKLVTVCEEAGCPNIGECWDKKHATFMIMGEICTRACAFCNVATGKPNALDLDEPENVAKAVKQMGLSHVVITSVDRDDLEDGGAEHFEKVIWAIRAASPQTTIEILTPDFLKKPGALERVVAAKPDVFNHNMETVPGNYLTVRPGARYFHSVRLLQRVKELDPTMFTKSGIMVGLGEERNEVLQLMDDLRTADVDFLTIGQYLQPTRKHHQVMSFVTPDEFKSYETVAYAKGFLMVSSSPLTRSSHHAGDDFARLKANREKMLAEKAVRAGA; translated from the coding sequence ATGGTCACCATCCTCGACAGGACAAATCTCGAGGAAAAGCGCGTCCGTCACCCGGAAAAAGCTCATCGCCCGGATACCGAGGTGTTGCGCAAGCCGGAATGGATCCGCGTGAAGGCTCCGACCTCCAAGGGTTATGCGGAGACGCGCGATCTCGTGCGCTCGCACAAGCTGGTGACGGTCTGCGAGGAAGCCGGCTGCCCGAACATCGGCGAGTGCTGGGACAAGAAGCACGCTACCTTCATGATCATGGGCGAGATCTGTACGCGCGCCTGTGCCTTTTGCAACGTCGCGACCGGCAAGCCGAACGCGCTCGATCTCGATGAGCCGGAAAACGTCGCCAAGGCCGTGAAGCAGATGGGCCTGTCCCATGTGGTCATCACCTCCGTCGACCGTGACGATCTCGAAGATGGTGGCGCCGAACATTTCGAGAAGGTGATCTGGGCGATCCGCGCCGCTTCTCCCCAGACGACCATCGAAATCCTGACGCCGGACTTCCTCAAGAAGCCGGGCGCACTGGAGCGCGTCGTTGCCGCAAAGCCAGACGTCTTCAACCACAACATGGAAACCGTTCCTGGGAACTATCTGACCGTTCGTCCGGGCGCCCGCTATTTCCACTCCGTCCGCCTCCTGCAGCGCGTGAAGGAACTCGACCCGACCATGTTCACCAAGTCCGGCATCATGGTCGGTCTCGGCGAGGAGCGGAATGAAGTCCTTCAGCTTATGGACGACCTCAGGACCGCCGATGTCGACTTCCTGACCATCGGCCAGTATCTGCAGCCGACCCGCAAGCACCATCAGGTGATGAGCTTCGTTACCCCGGACGAGTTCAAGTCCTACGAGACCGTCGCCTATGCCAAGGGCTTCCTCATGGTCTCTTCAAGCCCGCTCACGCGTTCGTCCCACCATGCCGGTGACGACTTTGCACGGCTGAAGGCCAATCGCGAGAAGATGCTGGCTGAAAAGGCCGTTCGCGCCGGCGCTTAA
- a CDS encoding AAA family ATPase: protein MPARYIDVEAAARLLPECERLLVLGCSGSGKSTLSRKLGELLDLPHISMDREVFWLPGWQQRPREEAVKRIVEIAATSRWIMDGTSPGTLPLRLPRTDLVIWMRPPRRVSLYGVLSRGIRYRGRSRPEMADGCPERVTLEFLRYVWNFERHSAPQVDAQLAAFSGEIPVLTLRSHADAARLLAGLGNDP, encoded by the coding sequence ATGCCTGCCCGTTACATCGATGTGGAAGCAGCGGCGCGGCTGTTGCCGGAATGTGAGCGTCTGCTGGTGCTCGGTTGTTCCGGCAGCGGCAAGAGCACCTTGTCCCGCAAGCTCGGGGAGTTGCTGGATCTGCCGCACATTTCCATGGATCGAGAGGTGTTCTGGCTGCCCGGCTGGCAGCAGCGGCCACGCGAAGAAGCGGTAAAGCGTATCGTCGAAATCGCGGCGACTTCGCGCTGGATCATGGACGGAACCAGCCCGGGCACGCTGCCCCTCAGGCTACCGCGAACAGATCTTGTCATCTGGATGCGGCCGCCGCGCCGGGTGTCGCTTTATGGTGTCCTGTCGCGCGGTATCCGTTATCGCGGTCGCAGCCGGCCGGAAATGGCGGACGGTTGCCCCGAGAGGGTGACGCTGGAGTTCCTGCGCTATGTCTGGAATTTCGAGCGACATTCCGCGCCTCAGGTCGATGCGCAGCTGGCCGCCTTTTCCGGGGAGATACCGGTGCTCACGCTGAGATCGCATGCCGATGCGGCGCGCCTGCTCGCTGGTCTGGGCAACGACCCGTAG
- a CDS encoding aspartate aminotransferase family protein — protein MDIGSLFTHAAHHAAKFRETRGNGIQRAENDYAAEIALFSSELPKTGLPAEQVLDELVAKASPGLQVMVGPRFFGWVIGGSHPMGVAADFLTSAWGQNAGNHVATPAAAAAELVAGQWLLELLDLPREASVGFVTGATMANFTCLAAARSAVLRARGWDADALGLFSAPPISVLIGDDAHATVFSALQFLGLGHDRVIRIPTDKQGRIVPEAFEDDCAGIHGPAIAILQAGQINTGGFDNFRRLIPAARRCGAWIHVDGAFGLWANTVEARRHLRAGVGEADSWATDGHKWLQTPYDCGYAIVRDADSHHRAMTIAASYLPQAEHGERDPSHYVPELSRRARGFATWAMIRHLGRDGIAAMVERNCRAAAQVADRVSAVSGIVVLNDVVLNQAIIRFGSESDPEAADRMTDDVIALLRERGEIFTGGAVWRGRKVMRFSVSNFQTDEKQASWAADAIIRAFRDVAGR, from the coding sequence ATGGATATCGGTTCGCTTTTTACCCATGCCGCCCACCACGCCGCAAAGTTTCGAGAAACTCGCGGCAACGGTATTCAGCGGGCCGAAAATGACTACGCTGCCGAAATCGCTCTCTTCTCCTCGGAGCTTCCGAAAACTGGTCTGCCGGCAGAGCAGGTGCTCGACGAACTGGTTGCGAAGGCGTCACCGGGTTTGCAGGTCATGGTCGGTCCCCGCTTTTTTGGCTGGGTCATCGGTGGGTCTCACCCCATGGGGGTGGCCGCTGACTTCCTGACTTCGGCTTGGGGGCAGAATGCCGGTAATCACGTCGCGACGCCCGCTGCTGCTGCGGCGGAACTCGTTGCTGGCCAGTGGCTTCTGGAATTGCTTGATCTGCCGAGAGAGGCTTCCGTCGGTTTCGTGACCGGCGCGACCATGGCCAATTTCACCTGCCTTGCGGCGGCACGAAGTGCAGTGCTTCGCGCAAGGGGATGGGACGCCGATGCCTTGGGGTTGTTCTCGGCGCCTCCCATATCGGTTCTGATTGGCGATGATGCTCATGCGACCGTCTTCTCCGCCTTGCAGTTTCTCGGTCTCGGTCATGACCGCGTGATCCGGATACCGACAGACAAGCAGGGCAGGATTGTTCCCGAAGCTTTCGAGGATGACTGCGCAGGTATCCATGGACCCGCGATCGCGATTCTGCAGGCGGGCCAGATCAACACCGGCGGGTTTGACAATTTCCGCCGGCTGATACCGGCCGCGCGGCGCTGTGGTGCGTGGATACATGTCGATGGCGCCTTCGGGCTCTGGGCGAATACCGTCGAGGCACGGCGGCACCTGCGAGCCGGTGTCGGGGAGGCGGACAGTTGGGCGACCGATGGCCACAAATGGCTACAGACGCCCTACGACTGCGGCTATGCCATCGTCCGCGATGCCGACAGCCATCATAGAGCCATGACGATTGCCGCAAGCTATCTGCCTCAGGCAGAGCATGGTGAGCGTGACCCCTCGCACTATGTGCCGGAATTGTCCCGGCGCGCGCGCGGCTTTGCAACCTGGGCAATGATCCGCCATCTGGGCCGAGACGGGATCGCTGCCATGGTCGAGCGTAATTGCCGGGCCGCGGCGCAGGTTGCCGACCGGGTCTCCGCCGTGTCGGGCATTGTCGTCCTGAACGATGTCGTCCTGAACCAGGCGATCATTCGCTTTGGCAGCGAGAGCGATCCGGAAGCGGCGGATCGGATGACGGACGACGTAATCGCGCTGCTGCGTGAACGGGGAGAGATATTCACCGGCGGGGCGGTTTGGCGTGGTCGAAAGGTCATGCGTTTCTCCGTCTCGAATTTCCAGACGGATGAGAAGCAGGCTTCATGGGCCGCGGATGCAATTATCCGGGCCTTTCGCGATGTCGCAGGCCGGTAA
- a CDS encoding ubiquinone-binding protein yields the protein MPEFETRRTVRHSATQMFNLVADVERYPEFLPLCEALAIRSRRERDGKELLIADMTVGYKAIRETFTTQVLLVPGDRVIDVKYIEGPFRYLDNRWRFEERADGGCDVNFFISYEFKNRILGAVMGSMFDRAFRMFTDAFEARADKIYTA from the coding sequence ATGCCAGAATTCGAGACCAGACGTACCGTTCGTCACTCCGCAACCCAGATGTTCAACCTCGTCGCCGATGTCGAACGCTACCCGGAATTCCTGCCCCTTTGCGAGGCTTTGGCGATCCGTTCGCGCCGCGAACGCGATGGCAAGGAACTGCTGATCGCGGACATGACCGTGGGTTACAAGGCAATCCGCGAGACCTTCACCACGCAGGTGCTGCTGGTTCCGGGCGACCGCGTGATCGACGTGAAGTATATCGAGGGTCCATTCCGATACCTCGATAATCGCTGGCGCTTCGAAGAGCGGGCCGACGGCGGTTGCGATGTCAACTTCTTCATCAGCTACGAGTTCAAGAACCGTATTCTGGGTGCGGTGATGGGCTCGATGTTCGACCGTGCCTTCCGCATGTTCACCGATGCTTTCGAGGCGCGAGCCGACAAGATCTACACGGCCTGA
- a CDS encoding damage-inducible protein CinA: MTIFPEDIEASAARIVADFSARGLTIATAESCTGGLIAGALTEVSGSSAAVDRGFVTYSNQAKADMLGVSAEVLTRFGAVSRETALQMVDGALRRSGANIAVAVTGVAGPTGGTAEKPVGLVHLAAKSQSGLLIHREMRYGDIGRTEIRLATVRTAFELLVAVAG; encoded by the coding sequence ATGACAATATTTCCTGAGGACATCGAAGCTTCCGCCGCCCGTATCGTTGCCGACTTTTCGGCACGCGGCCTGACGATCGCGACCGCAGAATCCTGCACGGGTGGCCTGATTGCCGGTGCGTTGACCGAGGTTTCCGGTTCCTCGGCTGCGGTGGACCGTGGTTTCGTCACCTATTCCAATCAGGCCAAGGCAGACATGCTCGGTGTCTCCGCCGAAGTCCTTACGCGCTTCGGTGCGGTATCGCGCGAGACGGCCCTGCAGATGGTCGATGGCGCGCTGCGCCGCTCGGGCGCCAACATCGCCGTTGCGGTTACGGGAGTTGCAGGTCCGACCGGCGGGACGGCGGAAAAACCCGTCGGCCTCGTGCATCTGGCAGCCAAGAGCCAGAGCGGACTGCTGATCCACCGCGAAATGCGCTATGGCGACATCGGGCGGACGGAAATCAGGCTTGCTACGGTGAGAACCGCCTTCGAACTGCTGGTGGCGGTTGCCGGCTGA